GTTGAAGTTGTTTTGGGGGTATTGCAAGAGGAAGCCCGATTTCAAAACCGAAGGTTTTTTATGTTTCACAAGGAAAATAGACCTTATATTATCCTTAAATGGGCAGCAACAGAGGATGGATTTATTGATTACCAAAGAACAGAAAATCAAAAAGGAAGTCTTCCCATTTCTCAAGCAGAAAGTGCTTATATCAACCACCAATGGAGAGCAATGGAAGATGCCATTGCTGTGGGAACAAAAACTGTAGAAACAGACAATCCTTCTTTAACCACCAGAAAGTTTTTTGGGACACATCCTACCAGAATTGTTTTAGATGCTCATGAGAAATTGAACAAAGATTATCAAGTTTTTGATCAGCAAGCAGAAACCCTTTGGATTACCGAACCAAAAAGCACGAGCTTCTTTCGAAATTTTTATCAAAAATTGATTGCCGAAAATATTCAATCTGTGGTAATAGAAGGAGGGGCAAAAACCCATCAATTTTTTATTGATGCTGGAGCTTGGGATGAAATTAGAATCATTCAGTCCAATAAAAAAATTGGGAAAGGATTACCACAAGCACAAATTGGACAAGATCATCCTGTTTTTTTTAGAAAAAAATACCTTAACGATACCATTATTGGAATCAAAAACAAGAACCTAAACCTCTAAATGGAAAGAGATTTTTACTATACCATTGAGCAAAGTGCCGAAGGATTTCTTAAAGAAAAAGCAAGCAAATTTTTCGCTTATGCCTTCCCCACAAAAAATGAAGAAGCCGTTAAAGATGCCTTGGAAATTTTACGAAAAAAGCATTATGATGCCCGTCATCACTGCTATGCTTATAGACTGGGGCAATACGGAGAAATTACTAGAGCCAATGATGATGGAGAACCTTCAAACTCGGCAGGAAAACCAATTTTGGGACAGCTTCAAGCTTTTGATGTAACCAATTGTTTGATTGTAGTAGTACGATACTTTGGAGGAACAAAATTAGGTGTAGGAGGCCTCATTCAAGCCTATAAAGAAAGTGCTAAAGAAGCTTTGGAAAACGCC
This genomic interval from Flavobacteriales bacterium contains the following:
- a CDS encoding YigZ family protein; this translates as MERDFYYTIEQSAEGFLKEKASKFFAYAFPTKNEEAVKDALEILRKKHYDARHHCYAYRLGQYGEITRANDDGEPSNSAGKPILGQLQAFDVTNCLIVVVRYFGGTKLGVGGLIQAYKESAKEALENAEILKKTIDKQFTVHFGYNEMNTVMRILKNIPATDIVQNFQENCIITFSIREGEADSAVAKFSNLKNIEIQPIKTP
- the ribD gene encoding bifunctional diaminohydroxyphosphoribosylaminopyrimidine deaminase/5-amino-6-(5-phosphoribosylamino)uracil reductase RibD, which encodes MQEAENEKWMQRCLALASKGIYGVQSNPMVGSVVVHEGTILGEGYHAQYGEAHAEVNAIKAVVKKELLPESILYVSLEPCAHFGKTPPCSDLIIRYKIPKVVIATIDPFSEVAGKGIEKLRKAGVEVVLGVLQEEARFQNRRFFMFHKENRPYIILKWAATEDGFIDYQRTENQKGSLPISQAESAYINHQWRAMEDAIAVGTKTVETDNPSLTTRKFFGTHPTRIVLDAHEKLNKDYQVFDQQAETLWITEPKSTSFFRNFYQKLIAENIQSVVIEGGAKTHQFFIDAGAWDEIRIIQSNKKIGKGLPQAQIGQDHPVFFRKKYLNDTIIGIKNKNLNL